Proteins co-encoded in one Arthrobacter globiformis genomic window:
- a CDS encoding DUF7793 family protein, with protein MTTVQPLTENRVPLPEPTILSRTPPKARTRLSPDLLLTESYSDFSVDRVSPGVARIILRPNTRITDDDCIRTGAELLALTGGKPGAVLLQVSGVGSVSRTAISLYCEAAAVTAFAILGSTPVDRVIAHTLLRLAPPKCPTEYFTDEEEALIWLRTTP; from the coding sequence ATGACAACAGTTCAGCCTCTCACCGAAAACCGGGTGCCGCTTCCGGAGCCCACAATCCTGTCCCGGACTCCTCCCAAAGCCCGGACCAGGCTCTCGCCGGATCTGCTTCTTACCGAGAGCTACTCAGACTTCTCCGTCGACCGCGTAAGTCCGGGAGTAGCCCGGATCATCCTGCGGCCCAACACCCGCATCACCGACGATGACTGTATCCGGACAGGTGCAGAACTGCTGGCGCTCACCGGAGGAAAGCCCGGAGCCGTGCTGCTACAGGTCAGCGGCGTCGGCTCCGTCAGTCGGACAGCAATCAGCCTTTATTGTGAAGCAGCCGCCGTCACGGCGTTCGCCATCCTCGGCAGTACACCGGTCGACCGCGTCATCGCCCACACCCTTCTGCGACTGGCGCCACCCAAGTGCCCAACCGAATACTTCACGGATGAAGAAGAAGCCCTCATCTGGCTCCGAACCACCCCGTGA
- a CDS encoding DUF3618 domain-containing protein — MSTPITPQNPAAPPSPEPPKDAGPEEIQRDIERTREELGDTVEALAAKLDFKAQARNKADAVKARAGSAAAAARKQVTDTAALASGRLSEISRKASENVPKDGTQRTQLMVAASGIAAAVIVPLIWRACTRSSRPSQ; from the coding sequence ATGAGCACTCCGATCACACCCCAGAACCCGGCCGCACCCCCGAGCCCGGAACCACCGAAGGATGCCGGACCTGAGGAGATTCAGCGTGATATCGAGCGTACCCGCGAGGAGCTGGGGGACACCGTGGAAGCCCTGGCAGCCAAGCTTGACTTCAAGGCGCAGGCCAGGAACAAGGCTGATGCCGTCAAGGCACGCGCCGGCAGCGCCGCTGCCGCTGCCCGAAAGCAGGTGACGGACACCGCGGCCTTGGCAAGCGGGCGGCTCAGCGAAATATCGCGCAAAGCATCAGAGAACGTTCCCAAGGACGGTACGCAACGGACGCAGCTGATGGTGGCCGCGTCCGGTATTGCAGCAGCGGTAATCGTCCCCCTGATATGGCGCGCCTGCACGCGGTCCTCAAGACCTTCCCAGTGA
- a CDS encoding TetR/AcrR family transcriptional regulator, with amino-acid sequence MDRSSNHSLAGSAVATTAWPGPAERILQVALELFSRRGIRDVCVDELIALYGVAKSTFYRHFGSKDAGRLPWSAHVASLCPSPGQPRAGRARIPSAWPHNPRDRTG; translated from the coding sequence ATGGACCGTTCATCCAACCACTCATTGGCCGGATCCGCGGTAGCGACCACGGCTTGGCCCGGGCCCGCGGAGCGGATCCTGCAGGTGGCCCTCGAGCTGTTTTCACGCCGGGGGATCCGGGACGTCTGCGTCGATGAACTGATCGCCCTATACGGTGTGGCCAAGTCGACCTTCTACCGCCACTTCGGTTCCAAGGACGCAGGACGTCTGCCTTGGTCGGCCCACGTCGCGTCCCTCTGTCCGAGCCCTGGCCAGCCGCGGGCCGGGCGGGCGCGCATTCCTTCTGCTTGGCCTCATAATCCCCGTGACCGCACCGGCTGA
- a CDS encoding DUF4235 domain-containing protein: MSQKQTSKSAKILYRPVGLISGLVGGLIAAQVYRQVWKRVSPSDRDEAPKALSTGYPLKEILISSVIQGAIYALVKAIIDRGGARLFERMTGEWPGD; this comes from the coding sequence GTGTCCCAGAAACAGACCAGCAAGTCAGCGAAAATCCTCTACCGCCCCGTCGGTCTAATATCCGGTCTGGTCGGCGGGCTCATTGCAGCTCAGGTGTACAGACAGGTGTGGAAACGGGTCTCTCCCAGTGACCGGGACGAAGCCCCCAAAGCCCTCAGCACCGGGTACCCGCTGAAGGAAATCCTCATTTCCAGCGTCATTCAGGGCGCGATCTACGCCCTCGTCAAGGCAATCATCGATCGGGGAGGCGCACGCCTCTTCGAGCGGATGACAGGCGAATGGCCAGGCGACTAA
- a CDS encoding phage holin family protein gives MDDPAKSNDAKEQPVAELLTQLSQQTSRLVRDELRLAQAELKEKGRHAGRGAGLFGAAGFLAFFGAAALITTIILALSLLLPAWLSALIVSVVLLIAAGIAALVGKKEVNQVGPPAPEATVKNVKRDINEVKEHRHA, from the coding sequence ATGGACGATCCCGCGAAATCCAACGACGCGAAAGAGCAGCCGGTGGCGGAGCTGCTCACCCAACTCTCGCAACAGACCTCCCGGCTGGTCCGCGATGAGCTGCGCCTCGCCCAGGCCGAACTCAAGGAAAAGGGCAGGCACGCCGGACGGGGTGCCGGGCTTTTCGGCGCGGCAGGGTTTCTGGCCTTTTTCGGCGCCGCGGCCCTGATCACCACGATCATCCTGGCCCTGTCCCTGCTCCTGCCGGCCTGGCTAAGCGCCCTAATCGTTTCCGTCGTGCTGTTGATTGCAGCAGGCATCGCGGCACTGGTCGGGAAGAAGGAAGTCAACCAGGTGGGCCCCCCGGCACCGGAGGCGACGGTTAAGAACGTGAAGCGCGATATCAACGAAGTCAAGGAGCACAGACACGCATGA
- a CDS encoding cold-shock protein, whose translation MATGTVKWFNTEKGFGFIAPDDGSADVFAHYSAIASSGYRSLEENQKVQFDVVQGQKGPQAENINPL comes from the coding sequence ATGGCGACAGGTACTGTGAAATGGTTCAACACGGAAAAAGGCTTTGGTTTCATCGCCCCTGATGACGGATCAGCAGATGTCTTTGCCCATTACTCGGCGATCGCGTCCAGCGGATACCGCTCCCTGGAGGAGAACCAAAAGGTCCAGTTCGACGTAGTTCAGGGTCAGAAGGGCCCCCAAGCGGAGAACATCAACCCGCTGTAA